From Epinephelus lanceolatus isolate andai-2023 chromosome 5, ASM4190304v1, whole genome shotgun sequence, the proteins below share one genomic window:
- the efcab10 gene encoding EF-hand calcium-binding domain-containing protein 10, protein MATQREKDAENYLKKHKIIELMDNLTSMLFFYRPENPREFLVEQLEQLKLSRLSGVKGPHLFNSANLDAVFGILDPTNQNYITFAQYKHALATLGIKDINECPEGVNEDKISHETFKTEAIQGLRRCSATYEQV, encoded by the exons ATGGCGACGCAGAGGGAGAAAGACGCTGAAAATTATCTCAAGAAACACAAGATTATCGAGCTGATGGACAACCTGACCAGCATGCTCTTCTTCTACAGACCTG AGAATCCCAGAGAATTTCTTGTTgaacagctggagcagctgaAGCTTTCTCGTCTGAGTGGTGTCAAAGGCCCACATCTGTTCAACAGTGCCAACCTGGATGCAGTTTTCGGAATACTGGACCCCACTAATCAAAATTACATCACCTTTGCACAATACAAGCACG CTCTGGCCACACTGGGCATAAAAGACATTAATGAATGTCCTGAAGGTGTAAACGAAGACAAAATATCCCATGAGACCTTCAAAACAGAAGC GATTCAAGGCCTGCGGAGATGCTCAGCAACATATGAACAAGTGTAA
- the uqcc6 gene encoding ubiquinol-cytochrome-c reductase complex assembly factor 6 — protein MPAGVSWPRYLRMFGASILAMFAGAQVVHQYYLPDLTIPEVPPKPGELQTELRGYKVREEAAATLQRLKTEEKVD, from the exons atgcCAGCCGGTGTGTCTTGGCCTCGGTACCTGAGGATGTTTGGTGCAAGTATATTGGCCATGTTTGCAGGAGCACAGGTCGTCCACCAATACTACCTACCTGACCTG ACTATACCAGAGGTTCCACCAAAGCCCGGGGAGCTGCAGACAGAACTGCGAGGCTACAAAGTCAGAGAAGAAGCTGCTGCGACGTTACAGCGGCTAAAAACAGAAGAGAAGGTGGACTGA
- the tdg.2 gene encoding G/T mismatch-specific thymine DNA glycosylase isoform X2, which yields MYDRYQSSQQHPEAQYVMQYHNMGHYTEGQRDEPVMAELSVHREPPVNQEPFYQNYNYEAQNHYQDLTYQPTVRNEQQQQQQQQQHPAQLHHPQHQHTLQQQEPIVQHQPQPVGPPQVVTPVKKKRGRPPKQQSEEGKMQEEDNEIEAAKKAKRALNRFNGMSVEEVMAKTLPDVITYNLDILIIGINPGLLSAFKGHHYPNPGNHFWKCLFLSGLTEEQLNYMHDQSLPERYSIGFTNMVERTTPGSKDLSSKEIREGGRQLLDKLQKYKPLIAAFNGKGIYEIFCKETFGVKAKNLDFGLQPYKIPETETVCYLMPSSSPRCAQFPRAQDKVHFYLKLKELRDQLKGLAPSHEVQETKYSFDLQLAKEDAKRMAIKEEQVDPEYESCSGLHNDTRQSSNSSN from the exons ATGTATGACAG GTACCAGTCCAGCCAGCAGCACCCCGAGGCGCAGTATGTGATGCAGTATCACAACATGGGCCACTACACAGAAGGTCAAAGAGATGAGCCTGTCATGGCCGAGCTGTCTGTCCACCGGGAACCACCTGTTAACCAGGAACCTTTTTACCAGAACTACAATTATGAGGCCCAAAATCACTACCAGGACCTGACCTACCAGCCGACGGTCAGGaacgagcagcagcagcagcagcagcagcagcagcatcccgCACAGCTGCACCACCCTCAGCATCAACATACACTACAGCAGCAGGAGCCGATTGTTCAACACCAACCTCAGCCTGTTGGTCCACCTCAAG TTGTGACGCcggtgaagaagaagagaggccGGCCTCCTAAGCAGCAGTCAGAGGAGGGCAAGATGCAGGAGGAGGACAATGAGATTGAGGCCGCCAAAAAAGCCAAGAGGGCTCTCAACCGCTTCAACGGCATGTCAGTGGAGGAGGTTATGGCCAAAACCCTGCCAGATGTTATCACCTACAACCTCGACATATTGATA ATTGGAATTAACCCAGGACTATTGTCAGCCTTCAAAGGACACCATTACCCAAACCCAGGAAACCATTTCT GGAAATGTCTGTTTCTTTCTGGTCTAACTGAGGAGCAGCTCAACTACATGCACGACCAGAGCCTGCCGGAGAGATACAGCATTGGCTTCACCAACATGGTAGAGAGGACCACACCTGGCAGCAAGGACCTGTCCAG TAAGGAGATTCGTGAAGGAGGTCGACAGTTACTCGACAAACTGCAGAAGTACAAGCCATTAATAGCAGCATTTAATGGAAAAG GTATTTATGAAATCTTCTGCAAGGAGACCTTTGGTGTGAAGGCAAAGAATCTCGACTTCGGTCTGCAGCCCTACAAAATCCCTGAAACTGAAACG GTGTGCTACCTGATGCCGTCATCAAGCCCTCGCTGTGCCCAGTTCCCCCGTGCACAGGATAAGGTACATTTCTACCTCAAGCTGAAGGAACTGCGAGACCAGTTGAAAGGCCTGGCGCCGAGCCACGAGGTGCAAGAGACGAAGTACTCATTTGATCTGCAGCTTGCTAAAG AGGATGCTAAGAGGATGGCAATCAAAGAAGAACAGGTGGACCCAGAGTATGAAAGTTGTAGTGGGCTGCATAATGACACGAGGCAAAGCAGCAACTCCTCCAACTGA
- the tdg.2 gene encoding G/T mismatch-specific thymine DNA glycosylase isoform X3 has translation MYQSSQQHPEAQYVMQYHNMGHYTEGQRDEPVMAELSVHREPPVNQEPFYQNYNYEAQNHYQDLTYQPTVRNEQQQQQQQQQHPAQLHHPQHQHTLQQQEPIVQHQPQPVGPPQVVTPVKKKRGRPPKQQSEEGKMQEEDNEIEAAKKAKRALNRFNGMSVEEVMAKTLPDVITYNLDILIIGINPGLLSAFKGHHYPNPGNHFWKCLFLSGLTEEQLNYMHDQSLPERYSIGFTNMVERTTPGSKDLSSKEIREGGRQLLDKLQKYKPLIAAFNGKGIYEIFCKETFGVKAKNLDFGLQPYKIPETETVCYLMPSSSPRCAQFPRAQDKVHFYLKLKELRDQLKGLAPSHEVQETKYSFDLQLAKEDAKRMAIKEEQVDPEYESCSGLHNDTRQSSNSSN, from the exons AT GTACCAGTCCAGCCAGCAGCACCCCGAGGCGCAGTATGTGATGCAGTATCACAACATGGGCCACTACACAGAAGGTCAAAGAGATGAGCCTGTCATGGCCGAGCTGTCTGTCCACCGGGAACCACCTGTTAACCAGGAACCTTTTTACCAGAACTACAATTATGAGGCCCAAAATCACTACCAGGACCTGACCTACCAGCCGACGGTCAGGaacgagcagcagcagcagcagcagcagcagcagcatcccgCACAGCTGCACCACCCTCAGCATCAACATACACTACAGCAGCAGGAGCCGATTGTTCAACACCAACCTCAGCCTGTTGGTCCACCTCAAG TTGTGACGCcggtgaagaagaagagaggccGGCCTCCTAAGCAGCAGTCAGAGGAGGGCAAGATGCAGGAGGAGGACAATGAGATTGAGGCCGCCAAAAAAGCCAAGAGGGCTCTCAACCGCTTCAACGGCATGTCAGTGGAGGAGGTTATGGCCAAAACCCTGCCAGATGTTATCACCTACAACCTCGACATATTGATA ATTGGAATTAACCCAGGACTATTGTCAGCCTTCAAAGGACACCATTACCCAAACCCAGGAAACCATTTCT GGAAATGTCTGTTTCTTTCTGGTCTAACTGAGGAGCAGCTCAACTACATGCACGACCAGAGCCTGCCGGAGAGATACAGCATTGGCTTCACCAACATGGTAGAGAGGACCACACCTGGCAGCAAGGACCTGTCCAG TAAGGAGATTCGTGAAGGAGGTCGACAGTTACTCGACAAACTGCAGAAGTACAAGCCATTAATAGCAGCATTTAATGGAAAAG GTATTTATGAAATCTTCTGCAAGGAGACCTTTGGTGTGAAGGCAAAGAATCTCGACTTCGGTCTGCAGCCCTACAAAATCCCTGAAACTGAAACG GTGTGCTACCTGATGCCGTCATCAAGCCCTCGCTGTGCCCAGTTCCCCCGTGCACAGGATAAGGTACATTTCTACCTCAAGCTGAAGGAACTGCGAGACCAGTTGAAAGGCCTGGCGCCGAGCCACGAGGTGCAAGAGACGAAGTACTCATTTGATCTGCAGCTTGCTAAAG AGGATGCTAAGAGGATGGCAATCAAAGAAGAACAGGTGGACCCAGAGTATGAAAGTTGTAGTGGGCTGCATAATGACACGAGGCAAAGCAGCAACTCCTCCAACTGA
- the tdg.2 gene encoding G/T mismatch-specific thymine DNA glycosylase isoform X1 encodes MLMYSNKSTVKMEENQYTSLTVPTDYFQQWYQSSQQHPEAQYVMQYHNMGHYTEGQRDEPVMAELSVHREPPVNQEPFYQNYNYEAQNHYQDLTYQPTVRNEQQQQQQQQQHPAQLHHPQHQHTLQQQEPIVQHQPQPVGPPQVVTPVKKKRGRPPKQQSEEGKMQEEDNEIEAAKKAKRALNRFNGMSVEEVMAKTLPDVITYNLDILIIGINPGLLSAFKGHHYPNPGNHFWKCLFLSGLTEEQLNYMHDQSLPERYSIGFTNMVERTTPGSKDLSSKEIREGGRQLLDKLQKYKPLIAAFNGKGIYEIFCKETFGVKAKNLDFGLQPYKIPETETVCYLMPSSSPRCAQFPRAQDKVHFYLKLKELRDQLKGLAPSHEVQETKYSFDLQLAKEDAKRMAIKEEQVDPEYESCSGLHNDTRQSSNSSN; translated from the exons ATGTTAATGTATTCAAATAAGTCAACAGTTAAGATGGAAGAAAACCAGTATACATCATTGACGGTTCCTACGGATTATTTTCAGCAGTG GTACCAGTCCAGCCAGCAGCACCCCGAGGCGCAGTATGTGATGCAGTATCACAACATGGGCCACTACACAGAAGGTCAAAGAGATGAGCCTGTCATGGCCGAGCTGTCTGTCCACCGGGAACCACCTGTTAACCAGGAACCTTTTTACCAGAACTACAATTATGAGGCCCAAAATCACTACCAGGACCTGACCTACCAGCCGACGGTCAGGaacgagcagcagcagcagcagcagcagcagcagcatcccgCACAGCTGCACCACCCTCAGCATCAACATACACTACAGCAGCAGGAGCCGATTGTTCAACACCAACCTCAGCCTGTTGGTCCACCTCAAG TTGTGACGCcggtgaagaagaagagaggccGGCCTCCTAAGCAGCAGTCAGAGGAGGGCAAGATGCAGGAGGAGGACAATGAGATTGAGGCCGCCAAAAAAGCCAAGAGGGCTCTCAACCGCTTCAACGGCATGTCAGTGGAGGAGGTTATGGCCAAAACCCTGCCAGATGTTATCACCTACAACCTCGACATATTGATA ATTGGAATTAACCCAGGACTATTGTCAGCCTTCAAAGGACACCATTACCCAAACCCAGGAAACCATTTCT GGAAATGTCTGTTTCTTTCTGGTCTAACTGAGGAGCAGCTCAACTACATGCACGACCAGAGCCTGCCGGAGAGATACAGCATTGGCTTCACCAACATGGTAGAGAGGACCACACCTGGCAGCAAGGACCTGTCCAG TAAGGAGATTCGTGAAGGAGGTCGACAGTTACTCGACAAACTGCAGAAGTACAAGCCATTAATAGCAGCATTTAATGGAAAAG GTATTTATGAAATCTTCTGCAAGGAGACCTTTGGTGTGAAGGCAAAGAATCTCGACTTCGGTCTGCAGCCCTACAAAATCCCTGAAACTGAAACG GTGTGCTACCTGATGCCGTCATCAAGCCCTCGCTGTGCCCAGTTCCCCCGTGCACAGGATAAGGTACATTTCTACCTCAAGCTGAAGGAACTGCGAGACCAGTTGAAAGGCCTGGCGCCGAGCCACGAGGTGCAAGAGACGAAGTACTCATTTGATCTGCAGCTTGCTAAAG AGGATGCTAAGAGGATGGCAATCAAAGAAGAACAGGTGGACCCAGAGTATGAAAGTTGTAGTGGGCTGCATAATGACACGAGGCAAAGCAGCAACTCCTCCAACTGA